GGCCAAAGCAATGGAAGAAATTTATGCTACATGATGGTATGTTTTTGTGCAAAgagcacaaaaaaattacattgaaTGAAATTTGACATTGAAAGACTGAGAGCAAGTGACCTTTTTCAAATAGATAAAACACTGTTTTATTCACAGATCTCATGATATTGCATTTGGTTACATTACAGATAACTGATTTTGACTCTAACCAATCATCATCAGAACATGATTTTAAGTGACCACACTGAGTGCTTTATTTTGACTTGAGGTGTTACTTTCAAAACAAAATACTGGATTTTTAGTTCTGACAATAACTCATTAGTTTTGAAACTAGTTAACTGTAATATCTGTATCAAATGTGGTCATAGCATTTAGTACCAAAAGAGTGAACTAAATTAGTGAATTAGTCAATTTTACCCTTTGGTAATTTATTGCTGCTAACAATGGAATAGATGGTGGCAAGTGACTCCCAAAACAGTGGATTTGTTGGATGGTAGATCAGCACATAAACATGACACCTCAGTTTATGAATTTAGGTTCTTTTTCAGAGCTCAATCATACATACAGCTACATTATAGCAGCTCTGTGACCCCATCGATGGGGCTGGTAGCAACTTACTGAATACCTTTTGTCTCATCCCCTTTTATTTTCCATCATTCAGAGAATtgcctgcacttggatgggtgagcatccgggCCGCCatatgctgttgccatttttcggggtgcacccagccttgtaatgccaattgaggagctactcaactgaatagtagtggctccagtcaaagaaaatcatcataatgaccgggagagtggtgtgctgaccacacgcccctcctatccgcatcctcagatgaggatgacacggctgtcggatagtcccgataggccacttgtggtctgatgacggagtgcttttataTCTTGGTTTTTTGTGAGACAAATGCTTAAATTTTAGATATTGCTACGATTTTAGTTAGATATGACTATATAGTTACTACTTTCAACCCGAATATATTTCTTGAGAATGACATGTTAATGACTTTTCTCAATAGATGTCTTGGTTTTATCTTGTTGCCATAATATAATTAACAAgtgtgttgatttaagtgtcatcAGATGTGAATCATTAGCTATCCTTATCTTGTTTTGTTTGCCTCTTGAGGAATGTAACTGTGCTAGTGGTAAGTGCATGGACAACATAGCAATAAGCATCACtgccatagagaaacaactgaaaggcttgaaagcaaataagtcaccaggtctggacggaattccaattcggttttacaaagagtactctttgGCACTGGCcaattacctagcttgcatttatcatgaacctCTCTCCAAGCATCCAAGCACAAAGCCCCAAGTGATTGGAAAGGGCAAAAGAACAGGCACACAAAattagaccaatatccctaactttggtttgctgcagaacccatgaacatattctcagtttgaatataatacattttcttgagactCAGAAACTTATGTCCATGAATCGGCATGGCTTTAGAAATCGTAGCTCgtctgaaactcagcttgcccttttctcagatgatatattgtgaactatggatgaacggcaacaggcagattccatatttctagatttctggaaagcatttgacatagtgTGCCATTGCAGCCTGTTATGAGCAtaaggaataagttcacagatatgtgagtggctcaaagacttcttaagctatagaacccaatatgttgtactcaatggtgagtgtttatcAGGGACTGCTCCTgttctctataaacataaatgGTTTGGGGGATGGGATGGGCAGCAATCggcattgtttgctgatgatgctactcTGTGGTGTTCAATAAGGTGTCAAAGTTGCGtgagtgtaggcagatacaagacgacttaaacaaaatttgtaattggAGTGATGAATGACATCTAGcttaaaatgtgggaaaatgtaagttaatgtggctgATTAGTAAAAAATAACCTGTAATgtctggatacagcattagtagtgcactGCTTGACATTGTtaggtcatttaaatatctgggtataaAGTTGTACCGcactatgaaatggaacgagcgtgtgtgGACTGTGGTAGGCAATGCAAATGGTCGACTTATGAAAGTTAGGACAGTGTGGTTCATCTGCTGctgcaacctattcttgaatattgcttgagtgtttgggatctgtaccaggttggattaaaggaggccattgaagcaattcagaggcggactgctatagattggttaccggtaggtttgagcaacacctaagtgatgcttcaggaactcaaatgagaatccctggagagaaggcaatgtttgttttgaggaacactattgagaaaacttagagaactggcatttgaagctgagtgctgAACAATCCTACTGTTGCCAACATATATTGCATGTGAGGACCACAAAGATAACCTAtaagaaattaggactcatctttttccctcgctctattttcaaGTGGAACGGAAAGCAAAGGAGTAATAGTGGCACATGGTATCCTCCACCACAGATTGTACAGtggcttgtagatgtagatgcagaagtctaGTAGCAACTTAACATAAGTAAAATAGTCAAGTACACTGTGAAGCCCACATCCAGCTttccaatagtattcctgatttgTGTAGGGATATACAAACATTAATCTtatgaaatgaaaggaaaaagttgtttTACTGCCTCAGgcagacttttttcttttattgtcacTTTTACACCTGTCTTCCTCTTGATTTCCAGTTCTGTGCTAAGAGATTGTTGTGGTAACATTATAGAGACTTCATTTGATAAAAAAGACAAATAGCCAGGAGGTAGTATTTGAAAAAATCCAGTCAGATTGTAGATTGCCTTTTTTAAGCAATGTGATCATAAACAGTAAATAAGGTAGCAAAGTGAAATTTTTACTCTGAAAAACGATGTGCAAAAATGTTTGGGGTGATGTTCTAATAAAACAGAAAGTTTGAATTTGTCCAGCTTGTTCAAGATCAATGAATTTTTGGGAGATCAAAGAGAGAAACAAATGGAAATACAGGACTTCAGGAACATAAGAATGAAGGAACAAGGATAGATGAATACAGAAGTTCCCTAAACTACTGTTAACAATAGTCATAGTAAAAGAAAGTAGCAGTGAAAACGAAGAGAATAATGAATTAATGAATGCCTTCTTCTCCTTTCTCTCTTCCTTTTTTAAGCAGATGATGGCTATTGACATGCATCCACATAATGTGTGACTTGCATAATACAGTGGAAGAGTTTTCACTCGCTTtcccaatttttcttcttcttcttcttccatttgtGTAAATTTCTTCAGGGAAGTCATTGAATTGTGTAGGCTGTTTTTATTTTTGACATAAGCCCTTACTATATCTACAGTTACTTCACTACTCTGCAGTCCACCTTATGgcacatggcggagggtaccctatagcACTACCTGTTATTTCCTTTACTATTCCacccccaaacagaatgagggaaaaatgactgtgtatatgcctccatatgagccctaatttcttgtatcttatattTGTGGCCCTTACATGTAATGTATGTTGGAagcaacagaatcattctgcagtcagcttcaaatgtcggttctctaaattttctcagtagtgttcttcaaaTAGAATGTCGCCTCCCCtacagggattcacatttgagttcttgaatcatctccataacacttgcatgctcttcaaacctaccagtaataaatctaactgctcacctctgaattgcttcagtgtcttcctttaatccaatctggtacgggtcccaaacactcgagcagtactcaagaataggtcgtgctagtgtcctatatgcagtctcctcaaCAGATTAGCAACACATTCTTCCATTAAACCAAAGTCAACAACTCACCTTTCCTGCTACAATACTCACATGCTCATTCCTTTTCATATGGCTTTGCCACATTATGCCctgatatttaaacaatgtgagttGTGTCCAGcagacattactaatgctgtatccaaatattacagttttatttttcctactcatctgcattaacttacaattaCCTCTTATTTCATAGTTTCTGCTATTTGCAAATTTCACTCCCTGGAGCATTTTAAAGCTACAAAGATGTGATTTGCATCTATAAAATAACAAAATTCGACCCTTAGGTGGGTCTTTGCCCTCCTACCAGTGTCAGCCACACTAAATCTGTCGGTTCACATTTAAAATAAAACTGCATCTTATTACATGGCCAACATCTGAAAGTCAATGATtctatttgattttcatacattgACCACGTCAGGTGCAGTTTTGTTTTAAATGTGAATGAATGGATTTAGTGTGGCTAATGCTGGCATAGTGACAAGACCCACATAAGggttatattttattatattacatgCAAAATTCACATCTGTGTTAACTCGAAAATGTCTAAGGAGATGAAATTAgctaatactgaaaaaaaaacatgtttatttaaaaaaagaagaaaaaaatcaagaaCAGACTATGCAGGACAATGACTTGACCGAAGAAATTTGCTATGATTTGGAGCAGTATGTCCAAAAGGCATTATGTAAAACTGTAGCCAGCTGTAAAAGGAAGAAATAGATAAGGGCCAAtggctttttttctgtttgtgttcaCTACTACCAACAAAATCGAGTTCTAACAGAGAAATTAAGTGAGTCCTATCCCAGTTGTATGAATAATTTTTGACAACATTTCTCATGGAGAACAGTGGTTTATCttagtactttaaaatgaacataaacagtctcgaccacaagaaacctttatttttgtgtTACGGGTTTTGGTCAGTTACtggccatcttcagacctcataccagTCTTTTGACATTCGTGGAGTCCATGATGCCTGCTCTGTTCTCCTCCACCACCTAACATAAtagtatgaggtctgaagatggtcagtaactgACCGAAATCAGTAACCacaaaaatacagtttccttgcagtCTAgactgtttattttcattttaaaccaATTATGTGAGATGAATGATGGCTATTTACATGCATCCACATAATGTGTGAATTGCATAATACAGAGGGGTACTGTAACTTGCTTTCCCTGATTATATCCAGGAACTGGTTTCTATAACtttgatacaatttctgaattGGTCCATTTAATTCCACTTTAAAAACAGATTTCATGGATACTGCATATACAAGACTTATAATATCCATGTCACATTATGGTAACATTTGGTGGAACATATGCATAACCATGAATTAAATTAGATAATTTGAGGATGTTTTGTAATTTTATCCCATTAGGAATGGGTCATTGATGAAATGGATGTTAGTGGAGGATGACTTGCTGCTAAAATAATGAATCAATagtcaaacattaaaaaaataatatgcaGATTTGTTCATTATGAGCGTATTTCCTATTGTATTTATTCAACAATTATTTTCAAGAAATTGACAATAAAGAGGTGACATGGAAAAGCTTTTACCTAACTGTCGAACACGAATCgtttttttgcaataaatttctcTTTGTTGTTAGAATTGTACAAGCCACTGTGATTTATTATCTGAATATCAAACGGTTGAAATACTGGTCTGGGTCTGCAGCTCATGCATTTTGGATTCATCTTGAGACTGCAACACTTTGTACAGGCTAACACAgatgtttgataatagtaaattATTGCAGGATTTTATTCAGTACTCTTATTTTGTTGTGAACACTGCATGTACAATAACCACAGAATTACAAAAagataataaaagttttattttttcttattaaaattacatttacaaaaatataatacaaaattatATAGAACTAATGAGATCAAAATTACTGTCACATAAAAATTCCTATATGATTACACCAATTGAACCTCTATGTGACAATCTAATTTGATTCTACATTTATTTCAGGTACAATGGTTCTGTTCTGTGTAGAACAACACTAACCTTAAAATTTAGCTGTGTACTATAGAAATTGATATTTAACATATGAAGACTCAGACTTTATGTTTTTCACTATTACACATAAATTAAGAACAAATTTCACaacaaaaaataaagttttttgaTTTTTCAGTGTCTAAAATTGAGTAGTTTCACACCAGTATGCATCAAGCATTTTTATAACACTTATCAACACAAGTTCATAAAGAATTTTGTACACGTTGTCAATACTGTTCATTTACTTTCTGTTTGCAGAAATAACAAAGCACTGCTTTATAGTTTGCCTTTAAAAACAGAAATAAGTCTCTGAATGAATTAACTATATTACACATTTCCACCATCAAATGAAAACTCAGCTTCTTGGACGGAACCTCGACATATAGAAATCACAGTCTGCACAATAAATTGCTGGAGGAACTACAACTTTTTTACGACACAAATTGCAGGGCGTGGCTCTGACCACAGAAGTCCGTGCCTGATCCACTGGTGCAGCTTGTGCTTTTGTGACATACTGCAATGTCTTTGTGTGTCCTGGCAGCTGTGAAGTTGACATCTGCTGATATGAGGGATGCACAGAGTCATATGGTTGTTTTTGAATCACAGGATTGCTGACACCAGAATACCGTTGTTTGTTGGCAATGTTGCTGACATTGTCCTTATTTGGAAATGCATTGTGACCAATTGCATTTCCCTGTTGGGGTAGCCCTGCCTGCATCTGATACTGATGATCCATGAAATTTGCACTGTCATTGTACAACACATTAGAACTTATTTCTGGTATGGGATATTTTGTATGAGGTTGAGATAATGAAACAGTCCTTTGCTGTTGAAATGTTTGTGGGTATTGGGATGGATACTGATGATTTGCTAACTGTGTGGGATGACCTCTAATGGCATCTGTAGACtgatgatgcagtaatttacctCTATTCTGATCTGAAGAATATTCAGTTGGCTGTGCTGGTAGCCTTTGAGAGTCCTGAAATGATGGACTACTAGCTAGCTTTGGGTCTTGCATCCATGGCTGACCGTAAGGTTGTGCATTCCTGTTATCAGTGTATGCATTTATTTGGGCCATGTTACTTGGCTGTGAAGTCACTTCCATTGCTTTCATATGCACATTACTTTCCTGCTGACTGTCCGTCCCCTGAAGGCTTCTTACTTCTATCTGTACATCATGTTGTGCGACATGTGCATCAGGTTTGTGGAAAGCTGAGCGAAGAACTCTCTCTAATATTGGATTGGGAATGTAACTGTCCTCTTCTTCATCTTCAGCAGTTGCCACCAAAATAACTTGATCACAGAAAGTCACATTCTTTTTCTTTCCACTTTTTCTTCTACTTTCTTTTGTATCAAAACTGCTGTTAAGACCTTCTGATTTAAGTTCCGCAAAAGAAACACTTACATCCAATCCTGCAGAATTgtcatgtgtttttaatgcagtaacACTTTCCAATCCTCCAGGAACACTGCTGTTCCTTTTTTTGACTGAAAGGATGCCTGTGTCAAAAGCACTGTCAGATCTGTTTTCTCGTAAGTTTGGTGGGCAAGACGATAGAAAACTATTAGTATTATCTACAGATGTATTCTGATGTACACCACTGTTAGTATTAGCTGACACCTGAACACCAGGAGATACATGCTCATGTGTCACAGCAGGTACTCTGTCTCCATCTTGATTTACTGTATTAATGGTACTTTCAGTAACTCTGTTTTCTGAAACACTTTTGCATGGTGTTTGTGTTCGAATACTCTCAAATCTAGAAGCCAAATCTTTTACAGACGAAACTTTTTTATCACTCATATCGGAGCAATTAGATATACTGCTGTCCTGCACCACTCTACTTACTGAATTGTCAGTTTGACTTTTtaatttcttaagctttctttCTGCTTGTTTGGCTTGCAATTCTCTCAGCCACTCTTCACCTGACTTAGCAGGGGTAGAACTTTCTGGCTCAGTGTCCCTAGCCTCTTTAGCTAGAATCTCCTGCCTTTTTTGCTGAAGCTGCATAAGTAGACTACTTGGACTCTGTTCCTGTTGCTGAGTATCTTGCTTTTGTTGCTGAACTTGGTGTTCTTGTAACTCAGGCTGCTGTTGACCATGCGACTGCTGTTGTTGGTAGTgaagctgctgcttctgctgctgaagTTGCTGTTGATATGTTGGATGTTGAGGCTGCTGACCTTGTAGTTGTTGATGCtgcaggagttgttgttgttgttgatactgaatatgatgctgcttTTGCTGATACTGAATCTGCTGTTGCTGGTGCTGCTGGTACtgcagttgctgttgttgttgttgttgctgctgctgctgttgatactgcatttgttgttgttgatattggAGTTGATGCTGATATTGTTGCTGCTGGTGATGATGTTGAATCTGTGGATGTTGTAATTGCTGTTGATGATGGAGGTTCTGGAGTTGCTGCTGTTGGAGCTGCTGCTGTTGGTGGTGCTGTAATTGCTGCTGATGCTgtaactgctgctgctgttgttgctgttgcagaagttgctgctgctgttgttgctgttgcagaagttgctgttgttgtaactgctgctgctgctgctggtgctggagTTGCTGCTGCTGATGAATATGGTGCTTCTGCTGTTGTTGGAACTGCGGAGTAGAATGCAACTGTTGTGTTTGTTGCATATGCAAATGCTGCAAGTGTTGGTGGAGTTGCTGATTCTGCTGTTGCTGCATCACTGAATACTGTTGCTGCTGATTCTGAAGTTGAATATGGTTTTGTATTTGAACCTGATGATATGATTGTTGAGTGTGCTGTGGCTGCATCATCTGATTTTGCTGTTTAGGAGAGCCACTCACTTCCTCAGCAGAGACTGAAAGTTTGTTTATTGCTTCAGTTGTtaattcaatttctaaaggtgggggtggaggtgggaaATCTTCACTGGCTTGCCTGGAGTGAGCAACAGAGCTTACAGGACTTGGGTATGGTGGAAGTGGCAAGTTCTGACCTGTGCTTCCATCTTCAGCAAGAACAGAGTTTTCTCCATTGTTCTTTGAAGAGGAATTCTGTTGAACCTGATTGAATGAagcaacattttcatttgttggaGACATACTATTCTGTTCATTATGTACTTCTGCTTGGGTCACCACCTTGTTATTGTTCGAAAACTGTGCCATACCATAAAGAGCACCTCCATTTGCATATGTTACAGCCTCATTGTTGATCATTTGAGGTAGCTGATCTTCTACAGCATTAGTTGCATTAGCATTAAATGCCTGAATATAAGACAAAGATTGTGGATCAAAATTATAATTGTAAGGACTTCGATTATTTTGCGGATTTATTTTCACACCATCCTGTCCTGTAAGAGGCATTTGACAATATGCTTGTGGAAGATTATTTGAATTCTTCCCATTTGACTGTAAACTTGCTTCATGGGGTACTGGATAGTGTTGCCTTTCGAAAGCACCTGGCTGACATAATTCAGGTGCAATCTTGGCAGTCAACTGGGAAGTTGTTCTAAGTGGTGGGGGTGGAGGAACTTTCGCAGCATGAAG
The Schistocerca gregaria isolate iqSchGreg1 chromosome 1, iqSchGreg1.2, whole genome shotgun sequence genome window above contains:
- the LOC126283469 gene encoding uncharacterized protein LOC126283469 isoform X1 → MVSTPVTLKCKEGQDCSRFWNPVQRIRRGDARPAMTLESPVAPAPSPSRDAETPSNKGLLNGPGQNNCFLNSAVQVLWHLDIFRRSFRELSGHACMAESCIFCALKELFAQLQFSQESALPPDALRRALAESFFDQQRFQLGFMDDAAECFENILLRIHFHIASGEAEDMCNARHCIPHQKFAMTLVEQSVCGACGATSEPLPFTQMVHYVSASALTAQARQTSATALHPDLFGQLLRKAGGMGDIRDCPSACGAKIQICRTLMNRPEIVSVGIVWDSERPTLEHIMDVFATVGTTLRLSDVFHSVVDHRWAASTVHCLVGVVTYYGKHYSTFFFHTKLRVWIYFDDATVREIGPRWEQVVERCRRGRYQPLLLLYAVQSGTPVLTDSAPKTVTPVPVATSKCGAAVVSSHSLQSPLLSSAPNQNPVMRRSITPSPEKTSASVSGTTATPRRAITPSPEGPLHHYNTQHHNGHPHVVNKPYCEYQNLSDIQDAIFGAEKHQEADEVDCVANRMEPSYISRKAVENVLTFQQQKKQQMVLQRCNSGGSYNGTPVGSPDGINIPEHLNVPRRRDSGNWSGDRNSASSSSSTSMENPYLYIVGKMQPRVQGGVPRSPTGIKPGELSSSSSGPYDAGYDSYSLSSTDSLPLQQGLKYNLQLAQIPEANCERLCAEADQLMERSRAAEESGDIQAALGLCHAATGRARAAMDAPYNNTQTMTLARMKHNTCVMRLRSLHRRLLLQSHPPQEDTAVEVRHNREGSSSSTRGPGNKASSAQHTRQNSRDKTSAAQHSRQNSRELLSSTAEKNIEIYATLPKKKAGGTSRSGGSGKTRDSTNVVEDEEYMLHNRTGRERGIIRSVKKKDDDMKTREKRARSEERNKNGKDYSLASNSLITSSTKETTNKKDKAKNSDENSKKTSTPEAKQGKKQHKIRRKLLMGGLILRRKNRSMPDLREGQEGAENDSRGGVATEQKGILSNVKASQDDSSVGLKGSEKSSTLCGYLSEGHLEYTGGGNPNLERSRLMRKSFHGSAGKVLHAAKVPPPPPLRTTSQLTAKIAPELCQPGAFERQHYPVPHEASLQSNGKNSNNLPQAYCQMPLTGQDGVKINPQNNRSPYNYNFDPQSLSYIQAFNANATNAVEDQLPQMINNEAVTYANGGALYGMAQFSNNNKVVTQAEVHNEQNSMSPTNENVASFNQVQQNSSSKNNGENSVLAEDGSTGQNLPLPPYPSPVSSVAHSRQASEDFPPPPPPLEIELTTEAINKLSVSAEEVSGSPKQQNQMMQPQHTQQSYHQVQIQNHIQLQNQQQQYSVMQQQQNQQLHQHLQHLHMQQTQQLHSTPQFQQQQKHHIHQQQQLQHQQQQQQLQQQQLLQQQQQQQQLLQQQQQQQQLQHQQQLQHHQQQQLQQQQLQNLHHQQQLQHPQIQHHHQQQQYQHQLQYQQQQMQYQQQQQQQQQQQQLQYQQHQQQQIQYQQKQHHIQYQQQQQLLQHQQLQGQQPQHPTYQQQLQQQKQQLHYQQQQSHGQQQPELQEHQVQQQKQDTQQQEQSPSSLLMQLQQKRQEILAKEARDTEPESSTPAKSGEEWLRELQAKQAERKLKKLKSQTDNSVSRVVQDSSISNCSDMSDKKVSSVKDLASRFESIRTQTPCKSVSENRVTESTINTVNQDGDRVPAVTHEHVSPGVQVSANTNSGVHQNTSVDNTNSFLSSCPPNLRENRSDSAFDTGILSVKKRNSSVPGGLESVTALKTHDNSAGLDVSVSFAELKSEGLNSSFDTKESRRKSGKKKNVTFCDQVILVATAEDEEEDSYIPNPILERVLRSAFHKPDAHVAQHDVQIEVRSLQGTDSQQESNVHMKAMEVTSQPSNMAQINAYTDNRNAQPYGQPWMQDPKLASSPSFQDSQRLPAQPTEYSSDQNRGKLLHHQSTDAIRGHPTQLANHQYPSQYPQTFQQQRTVSLSQPHTKYPIPEISSNVLYNDSANFMDHQYQMQAGLPQQGNAIGHNAFPNKDNVSNIANKQRYSGVSNPVIQKQPYDSVHPSYQQMSTSQLPGHTKTLQYVTKAQAAPVDQARTSVVRATPCNLCRKKVVVPPAIYCADCDFYMSRFRPRS